One window of Microbacterium sp. 1S1 genomic DNA carries:
- a CDS encoding DUF6412 domain-containing protein, with product MSEWFGRMLGFVATALGLVTMPDAAALGLAIALLAVTVLTLAVVLSVRHQASADAPHPLRAIDVGTLLPQSDPDAAGHPRPRAPGVATAA from the coding sequence ATGAGCGAGTGGTTCGGGCGGATGCTCGGCTTCGTCGCGACCGCTCTCGGTCTCGTGACGATGCCGGATGCCGCCGCGCTCGGCCTCGCCATCGCGCTGCTCGCCGTCACCGTCCTCACGCTCGCGGTCGTGCTGAGCGTGCGCCACCAGGCCTCCGCCGACGCCCCGCACCCGTTGCGGGCGATCGATGTCGGAACGCTCCTCCCGCAGAGCGATCCGGATGCCGCCGGACACCCGCGTCCGCGAGCGCCGGGAGTCGCGACCGCCGCGTAG
- a CDS encoding glutaminase gives MTTASALLTQAVQELAGAPREGLGEEKDSRWRGRRIVRVGEAWHLGVLLLTDTHALATAEVLRAADPGRRGYTAESARARAERRALALRGGFHEGDVVHVGWSVIDVDAVDAGGSSGPLALLDGVPSVRWSQAGGFMPLEAYLRERIPLLRGDAPT, from the coding sequence GTGACCACCGCCTCCGCCCTGCTGACCCAGGCCGTGCAGGAGCTCGCCGGCGCACCCCGCGAGGGCCTCGGCGAGGAGAAGGACTCGCGCTGGCGCGGGCGGCGGATCGTCCGTGTCGGCGAGGCCTGGCACCTCGGCGTCCTCCTGCTCACCGACACGCATGCCCTGGCGACGGCGGAGGTGCTCCGCGCGGCGGACCCGGGGCGTCGGGGATACACCGCCGAGTCCGCGCGGGCACGGGCCGAGCGTCGCGCGCTGGCCCTCCGCGGCGGCTTCCACGAGGGGGATGTCGTGCACGTCGGCTGGAGCGTGATCGACGTCGACGCGGTGGACGCGGGAGGCTCGTCCGGTCCGCTCGCGCTCCTCGACGGCGTGCCGTCGGTGCGCTGGAGTCAGGCGGGCGGGTTCATGCCGCTGGAGGCTTACCTGCGCGAGCGCATCCCGCTGCTCCGCGGTGATGCCCCGACCTGA
- a CDS encoding EamA family transporter → MQRPAATGPLAGVALVIGSCLSLPFGAAVAAQLFPVLGPWGVTSLRVAIAALLLLVIVRPRPRAWTRSQWLAAVLFGVSLAAMNGFFYAAIDRIPLGPAVAIEFLGPLVLAAVLTRRLADAVWVGVALVGMTLLGVDGLVGADPLDPLGVVFILIAAGFWVMYIRMSARVGALIPGSSGLAMGLVVAAVLLIPVGVPAAATVALDPQLLLLAAVTAVLSSVIPYSFELAALRRLPQRVFGVLLSLEPAFATLAGWLILGQDATPLRLLAVALVIAASVGTTLGVRRDRRDGGAAGPFTAPIPLPD, encoded by the coding sequence GTGCAGAGACCCGCGGCAACCGGACCCCTCGCGGGCGTCGCGCTCGTCATCGGATCCTGCCTCTCGCTGCCCTTCGGCGCCGCGGTGGCCGCGCAGCTCTTCCCCGTCCTCGGCCCGTGGGGTGTGACGTCGCTCCGCGTCGCGATCGCCGCGCTGTTGCTCCTCGTCATCGTGCGGCCCCGGCCCCGGGCGTGGACCCGGTCCCAATGGCTCGCCGCCGTGCTGTTCGGGGTCTCGTTGGCTGCGATGAACGGGTTCTTCTACGCCGCCATCGACCGCATCCCCCTGGGGCCCGCCGTGGCCATCGAGTTCCTCGGTCCGCTCGTGCTCGCCGCCGTGCTGACCCGTCGTCTCGCCGATGCGGTCTGGGTGGGCGTCGCCCTGGTCGGGATGACGCTGCTGGGCGTGGACGGCCTCGTCGGCGCCGACCCCCTCGACCCTCTCGGAGTGGTCTTCATCCTCATCGCGGCAGGATTCTGGGTCATGTACATCCGGATGAGCGCTCGGGTCGGCGCCCTCATCCCCGGCAGCAGCGGCCTCGCGATGGGACTGGTCGTCGCGGCGGTGCTCCTCATCCCCGTGGGTGTGCCCGCGGCGGCGACGGTGGCGCTGGACCCGCAGCTCCTCCTGCTTGCGGCGGTCACAGCGGTGCTGTCGTCCGTCATCCCGTACAGCTTCGAGCTCGCGGCGCTCCGACGACTCCCGCAGCGGGTGTTCGGGGTGCTGCTGAGCCTCGAGCCGGCGTTCGCGACCCTCGCCGGGTGGCTCATCCTCGGACAGGACGCCACGCCGTTGCGGCTGCTCGCGGTGGCGCTCGTGATCGCGGCGAGCGTGGGGACGACGCTCGGCGTGCGCCGCGACCGGAGGGACGGCGGTGCCGCGGGCCCGTTCACCGCTCCGATCCCGCTTCCCGACTGA
- a CDS encoding YidC/Oxa1 family membrane protein insertase codes for MDIFAFPPLAALLDAAYGALNGLSTLLEPLAGSSAAALAVVLVTLLVRALLIPVGISQARAEQTRARLAPKLRALQQRHRKNPERLQQEMMALYRAENTSPFAGMLPVLAQAPVVGLLYTLFLRPEIAGHPNELLTHDLFGAPLGTSLVSALFGGTATPATFAVFGALLAVMIVTAEVTRRVFRPVPVEGDDSPLSSPGMLRTMSALHYLTAVFAAFVPLAAALYLTVTVVWTLVQRVILRRRYPLPQVAARA; via the coding sequence GTGGACATCTTCGCCTTCCCTCCCCTCGCCGCGCTCCTGGACGCCGCCTATGGCGCCCTGAACGGCCTCTCCACCCTTCTCGAACCCCTCGCCGGCTCCTCCGCCGCCGCCCTCGCCGTGGTCCTCGTCACCCTCCTCGTGCGCGCCCTCCTCATCCCCGTCGGCATCTCCCAGGCCCGGGCCGAACAGACCAGGGCCCGCCTCGCGCCGAAGCTGCGCGCGCTGCAGCAGCGCCACCGGAAGAACCCGGAGCGCCTGCAGCAGGAGATGATGGCGCTCTACCGGGCCGAGAACACCTCGCCCTTCGCGGGGATGCTGCCCGTGCTGGCGCAGGCACCCGTCGTGGGACTGCTGTACACCCTGTTCCTGCGACCGGAGATCGCCGGACACCCGAACGAGCTCCTCACCCACGACCTCTTCGGCGCTCCGCTCGGCACGAGTCTCGTGTCGGCGCTGTTCGGCGGCACGGCGACCCCCGCGACCTTCGCGGTCTTCGGCGCGCTGCTGGCCGTGATGATCGTCACCGCCGAGGTCACCCGCCGGGTGTTCCGTCCGGTCCCCGTCGAGGGCGACGACTCCCCGCTCAGCTCCCCCGGCATGCTCCGGACGATGTCGGCGCTGCACTACCTCACCGCGGTCTTCGCGGCCTTCGTGCCCCTGGCCGCCGCGCTCTACCTCACGGTCACGGTGGTGTGGACCCTCGTGCAGCGGGTGATCCTGCGCCGCCGTTACCCGCTGCCGCAGGTGGCCGCCCGGGCGTGA
- a CDS encoding cation:proton antiporter — MDASDVGLVLVPLLAVAAPLLARGIRPLVRVPIVVFELVLGILVGPAVLGWVEPGPLLEKLSDFGLAVLFFVAGSEIDFRQVAGKPLARASLGWLLSVLLGIGLGFFFAPGEGMVVIGIALSSTALGTLMPILRDAKELDTPFGRAISTIGAVGEFLPLIAISIFLSTRTTPLATAVLLTFVVLAGLAVLVAHRVPHGRLHGIVRATLHTSDQFGVRFVILLIAALVGLSVMLDLDMLLGAFVAGAIWRIIMARAPEKDAEEVESKIEGLAFGFLVPVFFLYTGVTFDLQALLTSPSAMSLVPVFLLALLVIRGATAQLSAPAGVSGRDRAALGLLAATGLPIIVAVTAIGVDQDMLDSGTAAALVGAGMLSVLLYPLIGMTLRGDRAQVAGPRLADQTTLGEL, encoded by the coding sequence GTGGATGCGAGCGACGTCGGGCTGGTGCTGGTCCCGCTGCTGGCGGTGGCCGCGCCGTTGCTCGCCCGCGGCATCCGTCCGCTCGTCCGGGTGCCGATCGTCGTGTTCGAGCTCGTCCTCGGCATCCTCGTCGGGCCCGCCGTGCTCGGCTGGGTCGAACCAGGACCCCTGCTGGAGAAACTCAGCGACTTCGGCCTGGCCGTGCTGTTCTTCGTCGCCGGCTCCGAGATCGACTTCCGGCAGGTGGCCGGCAAGCCGCTCGCGCGGGCGTCGCTGGGCTGGCTGCTCAGTGTGCTGCTGGGCATCGGCCTCGGCTTCTTCTTCGCCCCGGGCGAGGGCATGGTCGTGATCGGGATCGCGCTGAGTTCGACCGCTCTGGGCACGCTCATGCCGATCCTGCGCGACGCGAAGGAGCTGGACACTCCGTTCGGCCGCGCCATCAGCACGATCGGCGCCGTGGGGGAGTTCTTGCCGCTGATCGCGATCTCGATCTTCCTCAGCACCCGGACGACGCCCCTGGCCACGGCGGTGCTGCTGACGTTCGTCGTGCTGGCGGGACTCGCCGTCCTCGTCGCGCACCGCGTGCCGCACGGCCGTCTGCACGGCATCGTGCGCGCCACCCTGCACACCTCCGATCAGTTCGGCGTGAGGTTCGTCATCCTCCTGATCGCGGCGCTGGTCGGCCTCAGCGTGATGCTCGACCTCGACATGCTCCTCGGAGCGTTCGTCGCCGGCGCGATCTGGCGCATCATCATGGCGCGTGCCCCGGAGAAGGATGCGGAGGAGGTCGAGAGCAAGATCGAGGGCCTCGCGTTCGGCTTCCTCGTCCCGGTGTTCTTCCTCTACACGGGGGTGACCTTCGACCTGCAGGCGCTGCTGACGTCTCCTTCGGCGATGTCCCTGGTGCCGGTGTTCCTGCTGGCGCTCCTGGTGATCCGCGGCGCGACGGCCCAGCTCTCCGCCCCGGCGGGAGTGAGCGGACGTGACCGCGCCGCCCTCGGCCTGCTCGCGGCCACCGGGCTGCCGATCATCGTCGCGGTCACCGCGATCGGCGTGGACCAGGACATGCTCGACTCGGGGACCGCGGCCGCGCTCGTCGGGGCGGGCATGCTGTCGGTGCTCCTGTACCCGCTGATCGGGATGACACTGCGGGGCGATCGTGCCCAGGTCGCCGGCCCGCGCCTCGCCGACCAGACCACGCTGGGGGAGCTGTGA
- the purU gene encoding formyltetrahydrofolate deformylase translates to MTQPDTARLLIACDDQPGIVAAVAGVLAQHGANIISLDQHSTDSEGGRFFQRTVIHLDGLAAARPALEADIATVAERFGMDWSLHDVARRKRVAIFVSKYDHCLMELLWRTQRGQLDIDITMVVSNHPDLAEAVRSFGVPFVHIPSTDKQAMEERQLDLLRGNVDLVVLARYMQILSDDFITRLEAPVINIHHSFLPAFIGANPYARAKERGVKLIGATAHYATADLDEGPIIEQDVTRVTHSESAAELQSRGADVERLVLARAVQWHAEDRVIVHGRSTVIL, encoded by the coding sequence ATGACCCAGCCCGATACCGCCCGCCTGCTGATCGCCTGCGACGACCAGCCCGGCATCGTCGCCGCGGTCGCCGGCGTGCTCGCCCAGCACGGGGCGAACATCATCTCGCTCGACCAGCATTCGACCGATTCCGAGGGCGGCCGGTTCTTCCAGCGGACCGTGATCCACCTCGACGGGCTGGCCGCCGCGCGCCCCGCGCTGGAGGCCGACATCGCCACGGTCGCGGAGCGCTTCGGCATGGACTGGTCGCTGCACGACGTCGCCCGCCGCAAGCGCGTGGCGATCTTCGTGTCGAAGTACGACCACTGCCTCATGGAGCTGCTGTGGCGCACGCAGCGCGGGCAGCTCGACATCGACATCACCATGGTCGTCTCGAACCACCCCGACCTCGCCGAGGCCGTCCGCTCCTTCGGCGTGCCGTTCGTGCACATCCCCTCGACCGACAAGCAGGCGATGGAGGAACGACAGCTCGACCTGCTGCGCGGCAACGTCGACCTCGTCGTGCTCGCCCGGTACATGCAGATCCTCAGCGACGACTTCATCACGCGGCTCGAGGCTCCGGTCATCAACATCCACCACTCATTCCTGCCCGCCTTCATCGGCGCGAACCCCTATGCCAGGGCGAAGGAGCGCGGCGTGAAGCTGATCGGGGCCACGGCGCACTACGCAACGGCCGACCTCGACGAGGGGCCGATCATCGAGCAGGACGTCACGCGGGTCACGCACTCCGAGTCCGCGGCGGAGCTGCAGAGCCGCGGCGCAGACGTCGAGCGTCTGGTGCTCGCCCGGGCCGTGCAGTGGCATGCCGAGGACCGGGTGATCGTGCACGGCCGCTCGACCGTCATCCTCTAG
- a CDS encoding type II toxin-antitoxin system prevent-host-death family antitoxin, with product MSLQNVLEARNNLSRLIAASQAGEDVVITKRGTPVARLVPIGSVVTLRSGRLLVEWADSGLKTPDALHLAAAQLSGCTEPWTNDERLAAASPGLAVDILDRGGAAGR from the coding sequence ATCTCCCTCCAGAACGTTCTGGAGGCGCGCAACAACCTCTCGCGCCTGATCGCCGCGTCCCAGGCGGGAGAGGACGTCGTCATCACGAAGCGGGGCACTCCGGTCGCCCGCCTGGTCCCCATCGGGTCCGTCGTCACGCTGCGGAGCGGACGCCTCCTCGTCGAGTGGGCCGACTCCGGGCTGAAGACCCCCGACGCGCTGCACCTCGCCGCTGCCCAGCTGTCCGGGTGCACGGAGCCGTGGACGAACGACGAGCGTCTCGCCGCCGCATCACCCGGTCTCGCCGTGGATATCCTCGACCGCGGCGGAGCGGCAGGGCGCTAG
- a CDS encoding SDR family oxidoreductase produces MTDTTRDGGLTDPRHAHHEDGFPAQSQDQPGLTEKTTPEPDHGEQSYVGHGRLEGRRALITGGDSGIGRAVAIAFAREGADVAIVHMPEEQEDAEETLAIVREAGRTGVSIPGDVREEAFATDAVHRARTELGGLDVLVLNAAYQHDIDGFENLDTEKMRRVFDTNLAGLVFSARAAFPDLEPGSSIIVTSSVQSAQPSPGLIDYAMTKAAQVAFVKALAEEAGPRGVRVNAVAPGPIWTPLIPATGWGPERLETFGQDTPLGRAGQPAELAGAYVYLASAESSYVSGAVLAVTGGKPL; encoded by the coding sequence ATGACCGACACCACTCGCGACGGCGGCCTCACCGACCCCCGGCACGCCCACCACGAGGACGGGTTCCCGGCGCAGAGCCAGGACCAGCCGGGGCTCACCGAGAAGACCACCCCGGAGCCGGACCACGGCGAACAGTCGTACGTCGGCCACGGCCGACTGGAGGGGCGGCGTGCGCTCATCACCGGCGGTGACTCGGGTATCGGGCGGGCCGTCGCCATCGCCTTCGCCCGCGAAGGCGCCGACGTGGCCATCGTGCACATGCCGGAGGAGCAGGAGGACGCGGAGGAGACGCTCGCGATCGTCCGCGAGGCCGGACGGACAGGTGTCAGCATCCCCGGCGACGTCCGCGAGGAGGCGTTCGCGACGGATGCCGTGCATCGCGCGCGTACCGAGCTCGGCGGCCTCGACGTGCTGGTCCTCAACGCGGCCTATCAGCACGACATCGACGGCTTCGAGAACCTCGACACCGAGAAGATGCGTCGGGTGTTCGACACGAACCTCGCCGGCCTCGTGTTCTCGGCCCGGGCCGCGTTCCCGGATCTCGAGCCCGGATCCAGCATCATCGTGACCTCGTCCGTGCAGTCCGCACAGCCCTCGCCGGGGCTCATCGACTACGCCATGACGAAGGCCGCCCAGGTCGCGTTCGTCAAGGCGCTCGCGGAGGAGGCAGGGCCGCGCGGGGTGCGCGTCAACGCCGTCGCCCCCGGACCGATCTGGACGCCGTTGATCCCCGCGACGGGCTGGGGCCCGGAGCGCCTGGAGACGTTCGGGCAGGACACCCCGCTCGGTCGCGCCGGGCAGCCCGCAGAACTCGCCGGAGCCTACGTCTACCTCGCCTCGGCGGAGTCGTCGTACGTGTCCGGCGCGGTGCTCGCGGTGACGGGCGGCAAGCCGCTCTGA
- a CDS encoding NAD(P)H-dependent flavin oxidoreductase: MATELLGVEHPIVLGPFGGSSSVTLTAAVSEAGGLGSYGLYGYDGDRIRSVGAELHRATDRPFALNIWLPLGDEAVPNPQHAIFAQALEPFYEAVGVPVPARPERYLPDLDEQLDAVWEVAPAVLSVVFGVPSAALVAEAHDRGIRVVGTATTVAEAVALAEAGVDAVVASGAEAAGHRVSFLRPASDSLVGTVALVPQVVDAVDVPVIAAGGIADRRGVAAAFALGASGVQAGTAFLATAESAATAAHRDAIRSTAADETVLTTAMSGRLARGARNRAVRAIEASGTIAPFPMQNWLTGRFRAAAGEQDLGELQSLWMGQAAPLARGTTAAEVFAELAAGVTAR; encoded by the coding sequence ATGGCGACAGAACTTCTGGGAGTCGAGCATCCGATCGTACTGGGACCGTTCGGCGGCAGCTCGTCGGTGACGCTGACGGCGGCGGTGAGCGAAGCCGGCGGGCTGGGCTCGTACGGGCTGTACGGCTACGACGGCGACCGGATCCGATCGGTCGGGGCCGAGCTGCACCGCGCCACCGATCGGCCCTTCGCCCTGAACATCTGGCTGCCCCTCGGCGACGAGGCCGTGCCGAACCCGCAGCACGCGATCTTCGCGCAGGCGCTGGAGCCGTTCTACGAGGCCGTCGGCGTTCCGGTGCCCGCCCGCCCTGAGCGCTACCTGCCCGATCTCGACGAGCAGCTGGACGCGGTGTGGGAGGTCGCCCCGGCCGTGCTGAGCGTCGTGTTCGGTGTGCCGTCCGCCGCTCTCGTCGCCGAGGCGCACGACCGCGGCATCCGGGTCGTCGGCACCGCCACTACGGTCGCCGAAGCGGTCGCGCTCGCCGAGGCCGGAGTCGATGCGGTCGTCGCCTCGGGAGCCGAGGCCGCGGGGCACCGCGTGTCCTTCCTGCGCCCCGCGAGCGACTCGCTGGTCGGCACCGTCGCGCTCGTACCGCAGGTCGTGGACGCGGTCGACGTGCCGGTCATCGCCGCCGGCGGCATCGCGGACCGCCGCGGGGTCGCGGCGGCCTTCGCCCTCGGTGCCTCCGGCGTGCAGGCGGGGACGGCGTTCCTCGCGACCGCCGAGTCCGCCGCGACGGCCGCGCACCGCGACGCCATCCGGAGCACCGCTGCCGACGAGACCGTGCTGACCACGGCGATGAGCGGACGCCTCGCCCGCGGCGCCCGCAACCGCGCCGTCCGCGCGATCGAGGCGAGCGGCACCATCGCGCCGTTCCCGATGCAGAACTGGCTCACGGGACGGTTCCGCGCGGCTGCGGGGGAGCAGGATCTCGGCGAGCTGCAGTCGCTGTGGATGGGGCAGGCCGCCCCGCTCGCCCGCGGGACGACCGCCGCGGAGGTCTTCGCCGAGCTCGCGGCCGGGGTGACCGCCAGGTGA